ACAGGTAGTAAGAAAAAGGAATATAGAATCTCCTCAAAAATTTGTAGAGACTGTCCGATAAGAAAACAATGTTTAGGTAAGACAGCACAAGAAAAGAAATTTTCGGTAACTTATTACAGAGAAGAATACGAACGAAATAACCATCGCGTAAGCAGCAACCAAGGTCGTTATATGAAATCAAAACGACAGAGTACTGTTGAACCTGTCTTTGGAACGCTAACTCAATTCATGGGCTTACGTAAAATAAATACCATTGGCATTGAGCAAGCCAACAAGGTGATGCATCTCTCCGCCATTGCCTACAACCTGAAAAAGTACCTAAAATTCACAAGTAAAGTTGTCAGAAGTGATGCCAAATCACTTGCGCTGTACTTAACTCACTGTTTTTGGCATATATTGAGCAGATCAAGCCATTTTAAGCCTTTTAAAAAAGATGAAATAGGGGACAGAAAAAATTATAGCCACGCTTAAAACTACTAAAAATAAATCCCCAATTAATCCAGATGGTCTATTTTGGTGCTTGTGCAACGATTACCATTGTTAGCAACTGTATTTTTTTAATATTACCAGAACATTCAACTAAAAAAGTGGCTCTTTTATAAGTGTATGTTGTTTAATCAAATCGTCGTTTTTAATTTTCAGTTTAATTGTGTCATTTGATTTCATTAAATTTTTTAAATTACAGAAAGATGATTTATCTGTAAAAGGTATGTTATTTATCGATACTACTTCAGAATTTACAATAAGATTTGCTTTTGATGCTGGTGTTTTTTCTGTTACGCTTTTTATTACAACTTTGTTTAGTTTTTTATTATAGTCTATTGAGAAACCATACGTATTCCAAATAAAATTCTGAGTATTCTTATAAGGCTCTAGAATTAGTTTCTTATCCTTCCAACTAAAAGTAGTTTTGTATTTATTAAAAAACTCTAACCCAAGTAAATTTGGTGCTTTTGGAGTAGTTGATATAGGAAATTTATGAATCCTGTATGATGAATCTTCAAATTCTAACGAGTCTGACAAATAAAACTTTTCTTTACTTTTATCATTATTTCCTCCAAGCCCCTTTGATGAAGTTCCATCTATTTTTTTATACTCTAAATTTAATCCTTCTTCCAAAGCATAACTTTCGTTAAGTTTAAGAGAACCACTATTTCCTAAGTCTAATATTACTTTTATAGGTTTTTTCTGATTATTTAATTTAATAAGAGTTCTTAGATGATGACTACTTTTGTTTTCAGTAAGGGGTATTTCTATTCTATCTTTTTGAAAGGATAAATCAGTAAGTTTTTTTGAAACTATAATTTTTTGAGTTTTAAAATCAACTTGCCAAATTAGATGTCGCATAATTCCTGTGCCAATGATACCATAAATATCTTCAGAACAATTAAAATTAAATACAACTTCTTTAGCATTTGTGTTTTCAAATATAGAATTACCAATTTGTAATGTATCAACACTTCTTATTTTAGTTAAAAAGATACTTCCATTAGCATCTATGCCGAACCCTCTTCCGTTCATTTCCAAATTTAATTCATCTATATGATTGCTGAATATAAAACTTGAAGCACCACTATCTAAAATAAAAGGATATAATTTTTTACTCCCATTTATTTTTACATTTATAAGTAAATGTCCAGTTGATGAGTAAGTAAAAGGTATGGTATCAGTAACTATGTTACTCACAAGTTCCCCTTGCCTTAGTTTTTTGTATTGAGAAGACATATTATAGATTATAAATCCAATAATCAATACCATTATTAGCAATAAGACTCCTATTCCTTTTAATATTTTTTTCTTCATAATTATTTAATGCTCTTATTGTTGGTTATTTCTTTATATTCAAGTATGTCTGATGGTTGGCATTTCAATGCTTCGCAAATGGCTTCCAAAGTAGAAAATCGAATTGCCTTAGCTTTTCCTGATTTTAAGATAGAAAGATTAGCAGTAGTAATACCAATAATTTCTGCCAAGTCTTTACTTTTCATTTTGCGTTTAGCAAGCATAACGTCTAGGTTTACTATTATTGGCATAACTATATAGTTAGTTCGTTTTCTTCTTGTAAAATATTTCCTTTCTTTATTATAGAAGCTATAAGTAAAATAAAAGAAGAAAATATAAATACAGGAACTGATTTTGCTATAGATTTCCCAATAACACTTCCAAAATTGTATGAAGTAAATTCAATTAAATAAAGGTTTATAGTAGTGCTTATTAAAAAGAGTCCAAATCCATAAACAATTAATCCTTTACCTACTTTAGTTAATTGTTTTACATTTTCGCTTGAAAAATAATTGTTCCTTGAAAAGGATGTAATAACTTTTCTAAAGATAAAAGCAAGATAAACTAAAAATATAGTCAAAATACTGCTTGAAATTATGAATATAGTTCTATTTAAATTACTCCATTCAGTAGGAAAGTCAATCCCACGAACTTCGAATGTTGTACGCTTATCTACTAAATAGTGAATTATAGAATACATCTCTCCAAAAGCGTCTATAATTAAAGAAATAATGAGTATTAGAATAAATACATTTAAAAATTTTAATATTGTTTTCATATTTTATTATTGTTTAAGGTGCAAACATATAAATAAATTATCGAAAAACAATAATAAAATATCAATAAAAGATAATATTTATTATTTAAGAAATTTAATGAATTGATAGTCAGTATATTGTTAATACTTGTTTTTAGAATCTTTTTCCAATAGAATTGGATGAAAATCTAACTTGAAAGAGAAATTTTAAAATGATTGTTTAGTTTTTTGAAGTCAAAAAATATTTTTTTTAGATGCTAGTCTATATAGTTGCTAACGTTCAGGCTATGGTTAGTACGGGAATAAAATTACTTATTTTCCGATTAAGCACTAAGCCAAAGCTTTTTATTTTGTTTAATCTTTTTATTTTAAAGCCAAATCAAAAGATTTGGCGGACTTTATAAACAGGCACAGACTTTTGTTTAAGCACCAAAACCCGTATTAATTATAGCCATTGTTGGCAAATCGTTTTTTATCTTTTATTCCTTGTCTTTTTATCTGGAAATCCATCAGCAGGTTCAATATTCGTAACTAGATTGACTTCTGGAAAATACTTTTTCATTAAATGCCTCAAAGGAACTTTGGTTTCCTTATTTTCTTTGAACATGGCCTGCAATTTTTCGCCGTCCATTGTCATCCCTTCAGGCATTGATGCCATGGTTTGGGTATTAAAAGTTGCCTTATCTATATTATCAGAAGCGACCATTAATTCGTCCATTTCTTTTAGTAACTCCTCATCTTCAATAACTGACATTCCTGGTGCTTGACTATGTCCAAATTGAATGATATCACTCGCTTCATCCATTAGTTTAATATCTATTAAGTCATATTTTGAAAATGGAATATGAAAATCATTGAATCTTATAAACGGTTTATCATCTATTAGTATTTGCAGATGAAAATGAGGAAAGTCCGCATTTTTTGAATTGGAATGTCCTGCTAAATCAGTTTTTCCAAAATGTAATGACCACTCAATATTTTTATATTTTATGGTTATTTCTCGTATTTTGCTTTTGGAAGTTTCACTCTCCAAATCATTTATGTTCTTTATGAAATTTTCAGTTGTGGCAACCCATCGCAAATAGCTTTCAAGTTTGAAAAATCCAATTGGTTCTGATAGATAATTATTAAAATCTTTCTTACGAATTCCATTTGGTCTCAAGAACCAATGAAAACAAGGTTCATCAGCATAGAATGTGTCAAGTTTATTACCACATAAAAAGCAACAAGATTTTGAAAAAGCATGTTTAAATTCCGCGAACATTTTTTTGTTTTCCTCAATTTGTTCTTGGTTTTTTCTATCTACATATTCAGGTGGTAGACTTGCGAGATACTCTTTTAATTCTTTCGTGTTATTTGGATTAATCTTTTTCAAGTATGCTTTTAATCAAATGTTTGCCATTATTGGCAAATCGTTGTTTTTATCTAATGGAAACTGGTCTATTTGCTTTGTGTCCTTTTGGTGTTGGACTCGAAGGTAAAGCTACAGGAATGTCAAACTTAATTGTACTAACTGTTTGATTAGAATTATCAGATGATGCCTGTGCTCCTCCAGAAAGAATTCCAGTTACAATTCCAATTCCGGCTTTTTCTCCTTCTTTTTCTATTGCAGTTACGCCCACATTAATCTCAATATTTTGTACATATCTCCATCCATCTGTACGTAAGTATTTATCTCCGCCAGCATTTGTAGCTAATCCAGCAGGATTTATTATCATATCACTTCCGTCAATTTCCTCTTGAGCTTCAATGATTCCTTGAGAAATTTGAGTCAAAGTTGTTTTTATAAATTCTTTTAGTTCCATATTCGGTAATATTATTAAGTTTTTTCGGTCGTAATTCAAATGTTTGCCAACATATGTATAACCCTATTGTGGTTATATCGTATATGTCTGCAAGTTAAAGTTTTTCAAGCAAATTATCTATAGGACTACTGATGTTTTTATTGTTTATTTGTATGGTTTTAGTATATAATTCGGTGGTTTTGGGCGAATTATGCCCCAACATGTTTTGTAAATGCCTTAAATTCATATTGTTTTCTATACAGTGTGTCGCAAACGAATGTCGTAAGGTATGAACCGTCGCCCACGGATTTGAATCTGTTTCTTTAATAGCTGTTCTTAAAATATTTCTGATACTCGTAGTACTGTACTGACCGCCAGTTTGTCCTTCAAATAACCAATACGATGGTTTGTGCAATTTGTAATATTTTCTCAATAACGCTACTAAATGTACTGATAATATCGTTTTGTGGTCTTTTTTCCCTTTGCTGTCTTTTATAAATAAGTAACCTTCATCAGAATGTACATCAGCTATGCGTAAATTGATCAATTCAGAAATCCGTAATCCGGCACTATAAATGGTCCATAATATTGCTTTATGTTTAATGTTTTTATGGTGTTGTAGTATTTTTAAAACTTCTTCCTGACTTAAAACGTTCGGTATATTTTGACTCTTTTTAGGGCGTTGTATATCATAATATTCCCTCGGTAAACCCAATACATGCTCGTAATATGCTTTTATAGCATTTATCAATTGGTTTTGATAACTTTCACTAATAGTATTCGATTTTATAAGGTCGTATATAAATTGTTCTATTTGTATTTTACTAATATTTTTAAGGTCTTGATGCATAAATTTTGTCAAAAAAACAGAAAACATTTTTTTATAATTATTAATAGTAGACTGCCCATAATGCTTTAAAACTAATGTTTTTTCTAATTCTAATAGCGTATCCATTGCTTTCTCGTTCAATCTGCAAGTTTTTATAGGTACTCGTGGTTTGTCAACATTAATTGTAAAGTCCCCTTTAAATGTGCGTTTTACTAATGCCATGTTTTCATGGGTGTTTACAATAGACCATAGTTTTTGACTAGGATGCCAATAGGTTGAATTCAGGCTTTTAAAAGCTTTTCTGATCTCATACAATTCATATGGAATAAATATTTTTATGCGTTTGGCATTTTTTAAAGGTTCATAAATAATTGGAATGTCCATTGTCCATTGTTTTTTATGTAGCCAAAATAAAATATTAAACATCAAATAAGGCATGTTAAACATTTACTTCCGTTTGTAAGCGTTTGTAAACGTTTATTAACCGTTAACCAACGGATAATAAGAAAACCAAATAAAATCAATACTTTTGAAACATTATGGAATGTAAAATTTGTAAAAAAGAGATAAAGGGTAGAATTGATAGAGTATTCTGTTCTATCAAATGTAAAAATGATTACCACACTAAATTAAGAAGGGTTACAAAAACAACAGCTACTGAAATTGATAAAATTTTACATAGAAATAGAGCTATTTTATTAGAACTGTTAGGTAAAAATAGCAATCAAAAAAAAATAAAAAGACTCACCTTGTCTAGAAAAAAATTTAATTTTAAATACATTACTCATTTTAATGTTAATAAACAGGGTAAAATGTACCATCATATATATGATTTTGCTTGGATGGAATTTTCAGATGATGAAGTTTTAATAATAAGAAGATAAAAATAGTATCAATCCCCATTTTTAATATCAATCCCGCTTAACCTTTTTAAAAACAGATTAATTTACCTAATTTTACCCTATAAAAACCTGCGAATCCATATGCATAAATATAAAGTTACCACTCCCATAAACCTGTCAAAAATTTCAACAAAAGAAGTTGATAGTAATGCCAAAGACAAATTAAAAAAAGCAAGAAAACAACTTAGTGAATTGCAAGATACCATGTATGCTCACGGTAAGTATAGTATGTTAGTTTGTTTACAAGGCATGGATACTTCGGGTAAAGACAGTTTAATAAGAGAAGTTTTTAAACAAGTAAATGCCAGGGGTGTTGTAGTACATAGCTTCAAGGTGCCAACAGATAAAGAGTTAAAGCACGATTTTTTGTGGCGTCATTATGTTGCCTTACCAGAAAGAGGTAAAATAGGCGTTTTTAACCGTACCCATTACGAGAATGTTTTGGTTACAAGAGTGCATCCTGAATATATTATGGGTGAAAAACTTCCATCCGTAAAGAGTACAAACGATATTGATGATGCTTTTTTTCATAACAGAATGGAAGACATCAATAACTTTGAAAAGCACATTGCTGATAATGGTACAATAATCTTAAAGTTTTTTCTACATGTATCTAAAGAGGAGCAGAAAAACAGATTGTTACGTAGAATAGAGAAAAAAAATAAAAATTGGAAGTTCTCTGCTGGCGATCTAGAAGAGCGTGAACATTGGAGTACCTATCAAGCCTGTTATGAAGATGCTATAAATAGAACTTCTACAGAAAAAGCACCTTGGTACATTGTACCGGCAGATGATAAACCTACGGCAAGAACCATCGTAGCAAATACTATTTTAGAAACCTTAGAAAGTTACAAAGACATTAAGGCTCCTGAATTAGATGATAAAACGAAAGCTCGGTTAGACGAATTTAGAGCACAACTTGAAAATGATTAATTTTGATAAATCATACTAGGTTCAATGCCTCTTTTTACATAAATACACAAATAATAGCACCTAAAATTATGAAGCAGTTAATAACAATAAGCTTACTACTAGTACTATCCGTAAACCTGTCTGCACAAACAAATGCAACGAACGATTCAATTCAGCTAAAAAAGCTATATACGGAGGCGTTAACAAAAGGTAAAAGCTATCTATGGTTACAACAATTAACCAAAAAAGTAGGCCATCGCTTAACAGGTTCAGAGGGCGATAAAAAGGCCGTAGCTTGGGCAAAAGCTGAATTAGATAAGTTAGGACTAACCAAAGTATGGTTGCAACCCGTAACCGTACCGCATTGGGTACGTGGAGAGAAAGAAGAGGGGCATGTAGCAACAGAATTCGGTAATTTTAATGTAAATATTAGAGCTTTAGGTGGTTCTGTTGCTACGCCAGAAGAAGGATTGTTAGCTGAGGTTATTGAAGTAAAAAGTTTAAAAGAAGTAGAAGAGTTAGGAGACAAAGTTAAAGGTAAAATTGTGTTTTATAACGGAGCCATGCCTGCTGATAAAATTGAAACTTTTAAAGCCTATGGTGCTGCTGTTGGTCAACGTGTAAATGGAGCCGCAGTGGCAGGTAAATATGGGGCCATAGGTGCTATAGTTCGTTCTATGACTACTAAAATTGACAACGTACCACATACAGGTACCATGCATTATGGCGATATTGAAGAAAGTCAAAAAATTCCTACAGCTGCCATAAGTACAAATAGTGCAGAAATGCTGAGTAGCTTGTTAAAGCAAAATGATAAAATGAAGCTTAAATTCTACTTTAAACAAAACTGTAAGAATTTACCAGATACACAGTCTTTTAATGTAATTGGCGAAATTGAAGGCCTCAATTATCCAGATGAAATAATGGTAGTGGGCGGACATTTAGATTCTTGGGATTTAGGAGAAGGTGCTCATGATGATGGGGCAGGCGTAGTGCAGTCTATGGAAGTATTACGATTATTTAAAACATTGAGAATTAAGAACAAAAGAACCTTAAGAGTGGTGTTGTTTGCTAATGAAGAGTTTGGCTTAAGTGGCGGAAAGGCTTATGCTGCCGAAGTGGTTAAGAAAAAAGAAAATCACATTGTGGCGTTAGAATCTGATTCTGGTGGTTTTTCACCTCGTGGATTTGGTTTTACATGTAATGATAAAAATTACGATCAAGTTTTACAGTGGAAATCATTATTTGAACCTTATAACATTCATATTTTTGCCAGAGGAGGTGGTGGTGCAGATATTGGCCCCTTAAAAAAGGATGATAATGTGTTGTTAGGGTTAAGACCAGATTCGCAACGGTATTTTGACTACCATCATACAGAAGCAGATGTATTTGAGGCGGTTAACCAACGTGAATTGGAATTAGGAGCTGCCTCTATGGCATCAATGCTTTATTTATTTGACCAATATGGTGTTGTTAAATAGTGTAAAGAACCAAGGTAAACTTGAACAATAGTCTTAATTTTGTTATTTATTCAGAGTTTTAGTTAATCCTTTACCCCTAAATCAGAAACAACAGTAATGCTTTATTCCCAAAAAGAACTTTCTCAATTAATTGTAGAGAGTTGTGTTGCATATAACGTAGAACATATCATCATTT
The nucleotide sequence above comes from Aureibaculum algae. Encoded proteins:
- a CDS encoding tyrosine-type recombinase/integrase — encoded protein: MDIPIIYEPLKNAKRIKIFIPYELYEIRKAFKSLNSTYWHPSQKLWSIVNTHENMALVKRTFKGDFTINVDKPRVPIKTCRLNEKAMDTLLELEKTLVLKHYGQSTINNYKKMFSVFLTKFMHQDLKNISKIQIEQFIYDLIKSNTISESYQNQLINAIKAYYEHVLGLPREYYDIQRPKKSQNIPNVLSQEEVLKILQHHKNIKHKAILWTIYSAGLRISELINLRIADVHSDEGYLFIKDSKGKKDHKTILSVHLVALLRKYYKLHKPSYWLFEGQTGGQYSTTSIRNILRTAIKETDSNPWATVHTLRHSFATHCIENNMNLRHLQNMLGHNSPKTTELYTKTIQINNKNISSPIDNLLEKL
- a CDS encoding M20/M25/M40 family metallo-hydrolase, producing MKQLITISLLLVLSVNLSAQTNATNDSIQLKKLYTEALTKGKSYLWLQQLTKKVGHRLTGSEGDKKAVAWAKAELDKLGLTKVWLQPVTVPHWVRGEKEEGHVATEFGNFNVNIRALGGSVATPEEGLLAEVIEVKSLKEVEELGDKVKGKIVFYNGAMPADKIETFKAYGAAVGQRVNGAAVAGKYGAIGAIVRSMTTKIDNVPHTGTMHYGDIEESQKIPTAAISTNSAEMLSSLLKQNDKMKLKFYFKQNCKNLPDTQSFNVIGEIEGLNYPDEIMVVGGHLDSWDLGEGAHDDGAGVVQSMEVLRLFKTLRIKNKRTLRVVLFANEEFGLSGGKAYAAEVVKKKENHIVALESDSGGFSPRGFGFTCNDKNYDQVLQWKSLFEPYNIHIFARGGGGADIGPLKKDDNVLLGLRPDSQRYFDYHHTEADVFEAVNQRELELGAASMASMLYLFDQYGVVK
- a CDS encoding helix-turn-helix domain-containing protein, producing the protein MPIIVNLDVMLAKRKMKSKDLAEIIGITTANLSILKSGKAKAIRFSTLEAICEALKCQPSDILEYKEITNNKSIK
- a CDS encoding PPK2 family polyphosphate kinase, which produces MHKYKVTTPINLSKISTKEVDSNAKDKLKKARKQLSELQDTMYAHGKYSMLVCLQGMDTSGKDSLIREVFKQVNARGVVVHSFKVPTDKELKHDFLWRHYVALPERGKIGVFNRTHYENVLVTRVHPEYIMGEKLPSVKSTNDIDDAFFHNRMEDINNFEKHIADNGTIILKFFLHVSKEEQKNRLLRRIEKKNKNWKFSAGDLEEREHWSTYQACYEDAINRTSTEKAPWYIVPADDKPTARTIVANTILETLESYKDIKAPELDDKTKARLDEFRAQLEND
- a CDS encoding DUF2975 domain-containing protein is translated as MKTILKFLNVFILILIISLIIDAFGEMYSIIHYLVDKRTTFEVRGIDFPTEWSNLNRTIFIISSSILTIFLVYLAFIFRKVITSFSRNNYFSSENVKQLTKVGKGLIVYGFGLFLISTTINLYLIEFTSYNFGSVIGKSIAKSVPVFIFSSFILLIASIIKKGNILQEENELTI
- a CDS encoding aspartyl protease family protein yields the protein MKKKILKGIGVLLLIMVLIIGFIIYNMSSQYKKLRQGELVSNIVTDTIPFTYSSTGHLLINVKINGSKKLYPFILDSGASSFIFSNHIDELNLEMNGRGFGIDANGSIFLTKIRSVDTLQIGNSIFENTNAKEVVFNFNCSEDIYGIIGTGIMRHLIWQVDFKTQKIIVSKKLTDLSFQKDRIEIPLTENKSSHHLRTLIKLNNQKKPIKVILDLGNSGSLKLNESYALEEGLNLEYKKIDGTSSKGLGGNNDKSKEKFYLSDSLEFEDSSYRIHKFPISTTPKAPNLLGLEFFNKYKTTFSWKDKKLILEPYKNTQNFIWNTYGFSIDYNKKLNKVVIKSVTEKTPASKANLIVNSEVVSINNIPFTDKSSFCNLKNLMKSNDTIKLKIKNDDLIKQHTLIKEPLF